The Candidatus Nitrosymbiomonas proteolyticus genome has a segment encoding these proteins:
- a CDS encoding N-(5'-phosphoribosyl)anthranilate isomerase, whose protein sequence is MTRVKICGLKRREDVECAVEAGADALGFVFEPTSSRFVGDEGPQPWLAEFELPKVAVFGPARPIYNLERFDWAQVIGPAHPSWPTGFRRAAVLRLGQTLDLESALDSLDLDGAFAIHLDAHTNSEYGGTGETIDWDLAAEIVARIPKPVILAGGLTPENVARAIERVRPWMVDVSSGVEDAPGVKSPSKVRAFVAAAKGA, encoded by the coding sequence GTGACGAGAGTCAAGATTTGCGGGCTCAAACGCCGCGAGGACGTCGAGTGCGCGGTTGAGGCAGGCGCGGACGCCCTTGGCTTCGTGTTCGAGCCGACGAGCTCAAGGTTCGTGGGTGATGAAGGGCCCCAGCCTTGGCTCGCTGAGTTCGAGTTGCCCAAAGTGGCCGTGTTCGGGCCGGCGCGCCCGATCTACAACCTGGAGCGCTTCGACTGGGCCCAGGTGATCGGACCTGCGCACCCCTCATGGCCGACTGGATTTCGTCGGGCGGCCGTGCTTCGTCTGGGGCAGACGCTGGACTTGGAATCGGCCCTGGACTCCCTCGATCTCGACGGCGCGTTTGCCATCCACCTCGACGCGCATACGAACTCAGAGTACGGGGGGACCGGCGAAACGATCGATTGGGACCTCGCGGCGGAAATCGTTGCGCGGATTCCCAAGCCCGTGATCCTCGCGGGAGGGCTGACGCCGGAAAACGTCGCGCGCGCGATCGAGCGGGTCAGGCCGTGGATGGTCGATGTCAGCAGCGGGGTCGAAGATGCGCCG
- a CDS encoding indole-3-glycerol phosphate synthase TrpC, with the protein MSVLESILREKRAEVARLRQETPWGELESELALAAPPRDFMDALTNPHRPIALIAEIKAKSPSAGQIREHLDPAEIARQYELAQADCLSVLTDGPHFGGSKENLLKARAACSLPVLRKDFIVDDYQVLESRAMGADAILLIVAALPEIELARLHGLARSMGMAVLVEAHTEEEVEAALRIGASLIGINNRDLSTFHVDLAVSERLIPRIGTSALAISESGFQTHQGVIRAAGAGAKGVLIGSAFCSSPDVRSKVIEVMGA; encoded by the coding sequence ATGAGCGTGTTGGAGTCGATCCTGCGGGAGAAACGCGCCGAAGTCGCACGGCTGAGGCAAGAGACGCCGTGGGGCGAGTTGGAGTCTGAGTTGGCGCTTGCCGCACCGCCCCGCGACTTTATGGACGCCCTAACCAACCCTCATCGCCCGATCGCGCTGATCGCAGAAATCAAGGCGAAGAGCCCGTCAGCAGGTCAGATCCGCGAACACCTCGACCCGGCCGAAATCGCGCGGCAGTACGAATTAGCTCAGGCCGACTGCCTCTCCGTACTGACCGACGGCCCGCACTTCGGGGGCTCGAAGGAGAACCTCCTCAAGGCGCGGGCGGCCTGCTCGCTTCCCGTATTGCGAAAGGACTTCATCGTCGACGACTACCAAGTCCTGGAGTCAAGGGCCATGGGCGCGGACGCGATCCTCTTGATCGTAGCGGCCCTGCCGGAGATTGAACTCGCGCGTCTGCACGGCCTTGCCCGTTCGATGGGAATGGCCGTTCTCGTCGAGGCGCACACGGAAGAGGAAGTCGAAGCGGCTTTGCGGATCGGCGCGTCGCTGATCGGAATCAACAACCGTGACCTATCCACGTTTCACGTCGACCTAGCGGTCAGCGAGCGGTTGATTCCGAGGATAGGTACGTCGGCTCTAGCGATCAGTGAGAGCGGCTTCCAGACTCATCAGGGCGTGATTCGAGCCGCAGGGGCTGGCGCAAAGGGAGTCCTCATTGGCTCGGCGTTTTGCTCCTCGCCCGACGTCCGCTCGAAGGTGATTGAGGTCATGGGAGCGTGA